One region of Tachysurus vachellii isolate PV-2020 chromosome 11, HZAU_Pvac_v1, whole genome shotgun sequence genomic DNA includes:
- the lrrc2 gene encoding leucine-rich repeat-containing protein 2: MRVDRIVNDIPMYDISMIRSLWEGRVKKYKQRQKKEQERINKSALSKINQQWQYRIACRKMKIKEVTSLQCYLERSAFAEMGILPTVHTSTDNEDKKFIFELSGDKWKKLPEDLQYMTYLREWHIHKTQIQKLPEYIEQFVDLCVLNIPKNKLTQLPAEIGKLANLKELNASYNKLSSIPTELGDCENLEKLELTANLTLSELPFELSSLKKLKHLDLAENKFATIPVSVLRMSSLQWLDVSKNSLRDLPEDIDRLEELQTMFLHKNNLKYLPMATANIVTLKMLVVSGDELTTFPSTLTENPDILFIRLFDNPVSSDVSEDKNDKDLEQTEYDREFMQTYIETLKDRETAPSYTTKVSLTCLL; this comes from the exons ATGAGGGTGGACAGGATTGTAAATGACATTCCCATGTACGACATCTCGATGATACGCAGTCTTTGGGAGGGCCGGGTGAAAAAATACAAGCAGCGTCAGAAGAAAGAACAGGAAAGGATCAACAAAAGTGCCCTgagcaa gataaaTCAACAATGGCAGTATCGCATAGCATGCAGAAAAATGAAGATCAAAGAAGTCACTTCTCTTCAGTGCTATCTGGAAAGATCAGCCTTTGCAGAAATGGGAATTTTACCCACAGTTCACACAA GCACTGACAATGAAGACAAGAAATTCATTTTTGAACTGAGTGGAGATAAATGGAag AAACTACCAGAGGATCTTCAGTATATGACTTATCTGCGAGAATGGCACATTCATAAAACACAAATTCAAAAGTTGCCTGAATACATTGAGCAGTTTGTGGActtgtgtgtattaaacatacctaaaaacaaactcacacagcTTCCAGCTGAGATAG GAAAACTGGCAAACCTAAAAGAACTGAATGCGAGTTACAATAAGTTGTCAAGCATTCCAACTGAGCTTGGAGACTGTGAAAATCTGGAAAAGCTGGAACTGACTGCAAATTTAACTCTGAGTGAATTGCCATTTGAG CTGAGCAGCTTAAAAAAACTTAAACATCTAGACCTAGCAGAAAATAAATTTGCCACTATACCAGTCAGTGTACTTCGAATGTCAAGCCTTCAGTGGTTGGATGTCAGCAAGAACAGTCTCCGTGATTTGCCAGAGGATATTGATAG gctGGAAGAGTTACAGACCATGTTCCTGCATAAAAACAATTTGAAATACCTTCCAATGGCAACAGCAAATATTGTCACCCTCAAAATGCTTGTTGTCAGTGGAGATGAACTCACCACTTTCCCTTCCACCCTCACAGAGAATCCAGATATATT GTTCATAAGATTATTTGATAATCCAGTAAGCTCGGATGTCAGTGAGGATAAGAACGATAAAGACCTTGAGCAGACTGAGTATGACAGGGAGTTTATGCAGACCTATATTGAGACTCTCAAAGACAGAG